A section of the Pseudorasbora parva isolate DD20220531a chromosome 2, ASM2467924v1, whole genome shotgun sequence genome encodes:
- the septin12 gene encoding neuronal-specific septin-3 isoform X3 encodes MEEEKEVMEERENEVEERVVEIEHPLPCLSESDTQGIIKGRDLFGYVGIEAVLDQMRRKTMKAGFEFNIMVVGQSGLGKSTLVNTLFKSKVSRKSCTPNYEEKISKTVQLQSVSHIIEEKGVKMKLTVIDTPGFGDQINNENCWEPIVKYVNEQYEKYLKEELNVNRKRRIPDTRVHCCVYFLPATGHWLRPIDVEFMRRLGKIVSIVPVIAKADTLTLEERLEFKQRIRQDLQANGIRVYPQKEYDEDTEDRILNDKIRENIPFAVVGTDKEHQVNGNKVLGRKTKWGIIEVENVAHCEFAHLRDLLIRSHLQDLKDVTHNIHYETYRVKRLNESNANGQALSPLTLENGTLEKSDAESHL; translated from the exons atggaggaggagaaggaggtcATGGAGGAGAGGGAGAATGAGGTGGAGGAAAGAGTGGTTGAGATAGAACATCCTCTGCCATGCCTCAGTGAATCTGACACACAAGGCATAATCAAGGGCAGAGATCTCTTCGGATATGTCGGCATTGAGGCAGTCTTGGACCAGATGAGACGTAAAACCATGAAGGCTGGCTTTGAATTTAATATCATGGTGGTTG GTCAGAGCGGTCTGGGGAAGTCGACGCTCGTAAACACGCTCTTCAAGTCCAAGGTCAGCAGGAAGTCCTGCACTCCTAATTATGAGGAGAAGATTTCGAAAACTGTCCAACTGCAATCAGTCAGCCACA TCATCGAGGAGAAAGGGGTGAAAATGAAGCTTACGGTAATTGACACTCCTGGATTTGGAGACCAAATCAACAATGAGAACTG ctGGGAGCCTATTGTAAAGTACGTCAATGAACAGTATGAAAAATACCTGAAGGAGGAGCTGAATGTCAACAGGAAGAGAAGAATCCCTGACACCCGTGTTCACTGCTGCGTCTACTTCCTGCCAGCCACTGGACACTG GTTACGCCCCATAGATGTGGAGTTCATGAGGAGACTGGGGAAGATAGTGAGCATCGTCCCTGTGATCGCCAAAGCAGACACGCTTACTCTGGAGGAGCGGCTAGAGTTCAAACAGAGG ATAAGACAGGACCTCCAGGCCAACGGGATCAGAGTGTATCCACAGAAAGAATATGACGAGGACACTGAAGACCGGATACTCAACGATAAGATTAGG GAAAACATCCCCTTTGCTGTGGTGGGAACAGATAAAGAGCACCAGGTGAACGGGAACAAAGTTTTGGGAAGAAAAACAAAGTGGGGAATCATTGAAG TTGAAAATGTTGCGCATTGCGAGTTTGCACACTTGAGAGATCTTCTTATTAG GTCCCACTTGCAAGATTTGAAGGACGTCACTCACAACATCCACTATGAGACGTATAGAGTGAAAAGACTTAACGAGAGCAATGCCAACGGACAGGCGCTTTCACCTTTGACCCTGGAGAACGGTACCCTAGAGAAGAGCGATGCAGAGAGTCACCTTTGA
- the septin12 gene encoding neuronal-specific septin-3 isoform X2: MREDTAQEQGLDLEPPVRMEEEKEVMEERENEVEERVVEIEHPLPCLSESDTQGIIKGRDLFGYVGIEAVLDQMRRKTMKAGFEFNIMVVGQSGLGKSTLVNTLFKSKVSRKSCTPNYEEKISKTVQLQSVSHIIEEKGVKMKLTVIDTPGFGDQINNENCWEPIVKYVNEQYEKYLKEELNVNRKRRIPDTRVHCCVYFLPATGHWLRPIDVEFMRRLGKIVSIVPVIAKADTLTLEERLEFKQRIRQDLQANGIRVYPQKEYDEDTEDRILNDKIRENIPFAVVGTDKEHQVNGNKVLGRKTKWGIIEVENVAHCEFAHLRDLLIRSHLQDLKDVTHNIHYETYRVKRLNESNANGQALSPLTLENGTLEKSDAESHL, from the exons ATGAGAGAAG ACACAGCACAGGAGCAGGGCCTGGATCTGGAGCCACCTGTCCGgatggaggaggagaaggaggtcATGGAGGAGAGGGAGAATGAGGTGGAGGAAAGAGTGGTTGAGATAGAACATCCTCTGCCATGCCTCAGTGAATCTGACACACAAGGCATAATCAAGGGCAGAGATCTCTTCGGATATGTCGGCATTGAGGCAGTCTTGGACCAGATGAGACGTAAAACCATGAAGGCTGGCTTTGAATTTAATATCATGGTGGTTG GTCAGAGCGGTCTGGGGAAGTCGACGCTCGTAAACACGCTCTTCAAGTCCAAGGTCAGCAGGAAGTCCTGCACTCCTAATTATGAGGAGAAGATTTCGAAAACTGTCCAACTGCAATCAGTCAGCCACA TCATCGAGGAGAAAGGGGTGAAAATGAAGCTTACGGTAATTGACACTCCTGGATTTGGAGACCAAATCAACAATGAGAACTG ctGGGAGCCTATTGTAAAGTACGTCAATGAACAGTATGAAAAATACCTGAAGGAGGAGCTGAATGTCAACAGGAAGAGAAGAATCCCTGACACCCGTGTTCACTGCTGCGTCTACTTCCTGCCAGCCACTGGACACTG GTTACGCCCCATAGATGTGGAGTTCATGAGGAGACTGGGGAAGATAGTGAGCATCGTCCCTGTGATCGCCAAAGCAGACACGCTTACTCTGGAGGAGCGGCTAGAGTTCAAACAGAGG ATAAGACAGGACCTCCAGGCCAACGGGATCAGAGTGTATCCACAGAAAGAATATGACGAGGACACTGAAGACCGGATACTCAACGATAAGATTAGG GAAAACATCCCCTTTGCTGTGGTGGGAACAGATAAAGAGCACCAGGTGAACGGGAACAAAGTTTTGGGAAGAAAAACAAAGTGGGGAATCATTGAAG TTGAAAATGTTGCGCATTGCGAGTTTGCACACTTGAGAGATCTTCTTATTAG GTCCCACTTGCAAGATTTGAAGGACGTCACTCACAACATCCACTATGAGACGTATAGAGTGAAAAGACTTAACGAGAGCAATGCCAACGGACAGGCGCTTTCACCTTTGACCCTGGAGAACGGTACCCTAGAGAAGAGCGATGCAGAGAGTCACCTTTGA